In Myxococcales bacterium, one genomic interval encodes:
- a CDS encoding rhodanese-like domain-containing protein — protein sequence MRSAVKVRRRALLLGVVTMGAGVSAGAGLLACRDAGPSSASGPMMAPATLAARVDEVKSGKIAVFYVGPRALFGRGRVPGAKALSEVDSEEGLEKLKAALKATPEGTEIVVYCGCCPVRNCPNVRPAGEAVKALGRKNVFVLDLPTRFSTDWADKGYPVERS from the coding sequence ATGCGATCTGCCGTGAAGGTTCGTCGACGCGCGCTACTCTTGGGGGTCGTCACCATGGGCGCGGGGGTGAGCGCGGGGGCGGGCCTCCTCGCGTGCCGCGACGCCGGACCCTCTTCCGCGTCTGGGCCGATGATGGCGCCCGCCACCCTGGCTGCCCGGGTCGACGAGGTGAAGTCGGGGAAGATCGCGGTGTTCTACGTGGGGCCGCGCGCGCTGTTCGGGCGGGGCCGCGTGCCGGGCGCCAAGGCGCTCTCCGAGGTCGACTCCGAGGAGGGCCTCGAGAAGCTGAAGGCCGCGCTCAAGGCAACTCCGGAAGGTACGGAAATCGTTGTTTATTGTGGCTGTTGCCCCGTCCGCAACTGCCCCAACGTCCGGCCCGCCGGCGAGGCGGTGAAGGCGCTTGGCCGCAAGAACGTGTTCGTCCTCGACCTGCCGACCCGCTTCTCCACCGACTGGGCCGACAAGGGCTACCCGGTGGAGCGGAGCTGA
- a CDS encoding cyclic nucleotide-binding domain-containing protein, whose protein sequence is MQLRADKEVLRRTALFRRLDEHELTALAVCLRVRVCDAGAWLFRQGDPGASMLLVAEGAFAATVREHSEEEREINRMGPGEVIGEMAFLDAAPRSASVRAITSATYYELDRDGMEALRAHSPSAAAAVTWAVIRDVTRRLRRMDALIEVELERAGRIA, encoded by the coding sequence ATGCAACTGCGTGCCGACAAGGAGGTCCTCCGGCGCACGGCGCTGTTTCGTCGCCTCGACGAGCACGAGCTCACCGCGCTCGCGGTGTGCCTCCGCGTGCGCGTGTGCGACGCGGGCGCGTGGTTGTTCCGGCAAGGTGACCCCGGCGCCTCCATGCTCCTGGTCGCCGAGGGGGCGTTCGCAGCGACCGTCCGCGAGCACAGCGAAGAGGAGCGCGAGATCAACCGCATGGGGCCGGGCGAGGTCATCGGCGAGATGGCCTTCCTCGACGCAGCCCCGCGCTCGGCGTCGGTGCGCGCCATCACGTCCGCGACCTACTACGAGCTGGATCGCGACGGCATGGAAGCCCTGCGCGCCCACTCGCCTAGCGCGGCGGCGGCCGTCACCTGGGCTGTCATTCGCGACGTGACCCGACGCCTGCGGCGCATGGATGCGCTCATCGAGGTCGAGCTCGAGCGCGCGGGACGGATCGCCTGA
- a CDS encoding protein kinase gives MAVVYRAHHAELGRAVALKVMHGAFVFSEPHVERFMAEARASATLRHPHIVDVSDVGELDGRPYIVMEYLEGETLAALLARRGRLPAGAVADLALPLVSAVAAAHAAGIVHRDIKPENIFLATDARGGERPVLLDFGISKNAAPRKKALTEAGLVLGTPYYMSPEQVQRASELDGRADQYSLGVTLYELCTGVLPFRSDASLFMLMAEIMHGRPEAPCSLVPELPAGFERVVLRAMATSRDERFASMADFGRALLPFCTDEVRAKWVGELGLPGQSEVRVPSLSHLRPKPSWRVTADEPPASALPMAPCALRAADLRAIPWLDGCSDAELATFLGGVTPHRYAAGAPLFAQGEHATTAFLVVSGQLSIDVVADDASPDLALIGPGELAGQIALIEDIPRAASVRARTATTVLALERDAFERLLAAASPVAAHVQLMVAVAGIRQLRCATKRLAVLMEERDEADAAGAKSRRLQHLRAAIAEWSVTIEASSTARA, from the coding sequence ATGGCCGTGGTCTACCGCGCCCACCACGCCGAGCTAGGGCGAGCGGTCGCGCTGAAGGTGATGCACGGCGCGTTCGTGTTCAGCGAGCCTCACGTCGAGCGCTTCATGGCGGAGGCCCGGGCGTCCGCGACGCTCCGTCACCCCCACATCGTCGACGTCTCCGACGTGGGCGAGCTCGACGGGCGCCCCTACATCGTCATGGAGTACCTCGAGGGCGAGACGCTGGCGGCGCTGCTCGCCCGGCGGGGCCGCCTCCCGGCGGGCGCCGTGGCCGATCTCGCCCTGCCGCTCGTGTCCGCCGTGGCGGCCGCGCACGCCGCGGGCATCGTCCACCGCGACATCAAGCCCGAGAACATTTTCCTCGCGACCGACGCGCGCGGAGGTGAGCGCCCCGTGCTCCTCGACTTCGGTATCTCCAAGAACGCCGCGCCTCGGAAGAAGGCGCTGACCGAGGCCGGCCTCGTGCTCGGCACGCCGTACTACATGTCGCCAGAGCAGGTGCAGCGCGCGAGCGAGCTCGACGGCCGCGCCGATCAGTACTCCCTCGGCGTGACGCTCTACGAGCTCTGCACCGGCGTGCTCCCGTTTCGCTCCGACGCCTCGCTCTTCATGTTGATGGCGGAGATCATGCACGGGCGGCCTGAGGCGCCGTGCAGCCTGGTGCCGGAGCTGCCCGCCGGCTTCGAGCGCGTCGTGCTCCGCGCCATGGCCACGTCTCGCGACGAGCGCTTCGCCTCGATGGCCGACTTCGGGCGCGCGCTGTTGCCGTTCTGCACCGATGAGGTGCGCGCGAAGTGGGTCGGCGAGCTCGGCCTGCCCGGCCAGAGCGAGGTGCGCGTCCCCTCGCTCAGCCACCTCCGCCCCAAGCCCTCGTGGCGGGTCACCGCCGACGAGCCTCCGGCGAGCGCGCTGCCGATGGCCCCCTGCGCGCTGCGCGCGGCCGACCTCCGGGCGATCCCTTGGCTCGACGGCTGCTCGGACGCCGAGCTCGCGACCTTCCTCGGCGGAGTGACCCCCCATCGCTACGCCGCCGGTGCGCCGCTGTTCGCGCAGGGCGAGCACGCGACCACGGCCTTCCTCGTCGTCTCGGGGCAGCTCTCGATCGACGTGGTCGCCGACGACGCGAGCCCCGACTTGGCGCTCATCGGCCCGGGGGAGCTGGCCGGCCAGATCGCCCTCATCGAGGACATCCCGCGCGCGGCCTCGGTGCGAGCGCGGACCGCGACGACCGTCCTCGCGCTCGAGCGCGACGCCTTCGAGCGCCTCCTCGCCGCCGCGAGCCCCGTCGCCGCCCACGTGCAGCTCATGGTGGCCGTGGCGGGCATCCGGCAGCTCCGCTGCGCGACGAAGCGGCTCGCGGTCCTCATGGAGGAGCGCGACGAGGCCGACGCCGCGGGAGCGAAGTCGCGACGCCTCCAGCACCTGCGCGCGGCGATCGCCGAGTGGTCGGTCACGATTGAGGCGAGCTCGACCGCGCGGGCCTGA
- the galE gene encoding UDP-glucose 4-epimerase GalE gives MASILVTGGAGYIGSHMVKTLIAAGREVVVLDDLSSGHEDAVHPKARFVHGDIRDRAKVAALVKEHRVTGVVHFAAKIQVGESMVKPRVYFQDNLVATLALLETLLDERVGAFILSSTAAVYGDPEYTPIDEAHPKRPVNTYGESKLFIEHALRRYHDAYGLKYAALRYFNASGADPAAGLGERHDPETHLIPLVLDAAAGLRKDIGVFGDDWETRDGTCERDYIHVLDLADAHLAALGHLESGGGSGAYNLGTGRGTTVNEIIASVERVSGRPVPVVVRPRRDGDPAVLVASAKKALETFGWQAKRTSLDEIVGDAWAFHQRAR, from the coding sequence ATGGCGAGCATCCTGGTCACGGGAGGCGCGGGCTACATCGGCTCGCACATGGTCAAGACCCTGATCGCGGCGGGCAGGGAGGTCGTCGTCCTCGACGATCTCTCGAGCGGCCACGAAGACGCCGTGCACCCGAAGGCCCGCTTCGTGCACGGCGACATCCGCGATCGCGCGAAGGTCGCGGCGCTGGTGAAGGAGCACCGGGTCACGGGCGTGGTCCACTTCGCCGCGAAGATCCAGGTCGGCGAGTCGATGGTGAAGCCGCGCGTGTACTTCCAGGACAACCTGGTGGCCACGCTCGCGCTCCTCGAGACCCTGCTCGACGAGCGCGTGGGCGCGTTCATCCTGTCGTCCACGGCGGCGGTGTACGGCGATCCCGAGTACACGCCGATCGACGAGGCGCACCCGAAGCGCCCCGTGAACACCTACGGGGAGTCGAAGCTCTTCATCGAGCACGCGCTGCGCCGCTACCACGACGCCTACGGGCTGAAGTACGCCGCGCTGCGCTACTTCAACGCGTCGGGCGCCGATCCGGCCGCGGGCCTGGGTGAGCGCCACGATCCCGAGACGCACCTCATCCCGCTCGTGCTCGACGCGGCGGCCGGGCTCCGCAAGGACATCGGGGTCTTCGGCGACGACTGGGAGACGCGCGACGGCACCTGCGAGCGCGACTACATCCACGTGCTCGACCTCGCCGACGCGCACCTCGCGGCCTTGGGCCACCTGGAGTCCGGCGGTGGCTCGGGGGCTTACAACCTCGGCACCGGGCGCGGCACGACGGTGAACGAGATCATCGCCTCGGTCGAGCGCGTCTCCGGGCGGCCCGTGCCTGTCGTGGTGCGGCCGCGTCGCGACGGGGATCCGGCGGTGCTGGTCGCGAGCGCCAAGAAGGCCCTCGAGACCTTCGGCTGGCAGGCCAAGCGCACGAGCCTCGACGAGATCGTCGGCGACGCGTGGGCGTTCCACCAGCGCGCCCGGTGA